A window from Lepus europaeus isolate LE1 chromosome 20, mLepTim1.pri, whole genome shotgun sequence encodes these proteins:
- the ASF1B gene encoding histone chaperone ASF1B, whose translation MAKVSVLNVAVLENPSPFHSPFRFEISFECSEALADDLEWKIIYVGSAESEEFDQILDSVLVGPVPAGRHMFVFQADAPNPSLIPESDAVGVTVVLITCTYHRQEFIRVGYYVNNEYPSPELRENPPLKPDFSQLQRNILTSNPRVTRFHINWDSHTDRLEAVESQDPALGCGLPFSCTPVKGMGLPGCIPALLPENSMDCI comes from the exons ATGGCCAAGGTGTCCGTGCTGAACGTGGCGGTGCTGGAGAACCCGAGCCCTTTCCACAGCCCCTTCCGGTTCGAGATCAGCTTCGAGTGCAGTGAGGCCCTGGCGGACG ACCTGGAGTGGAAGATCATTTACGTGGGCTCTGCTGAGAGCGAGGAGTTCGATCAGATCTTAGACTCGGTGCTGGTGGGCCCCGTGCCCGCAGGGAGGCACATGTTTGTCTTCCAG GCCGACGCCCCCAACCCATCCCTCATCCCGGAGAGCGATGCTGTGGGCGTGACCGTGGTCCTCATCACCTGCACCTACCACAGACAGGAGTTCATCCGCGTGGGCTACTACGTCAACAACGAGTACCCCAGCCCCGAGCTGCGGGAGAACCCGCCCCTGAAGCCAGACTTCTCCCAG CTCCAGCGGAACATCCTCACTTCCAACCCCCGGGTCACCCGCTTCCACATCAACTGGGACAGCCACACGGACAGACTGGAGGCCGTGGAGAGCCAGGACCCTGCCCTGGGCTGCGGCCTCCCCTTCAGCTGCACCCCTGTGAAGGGCATGGGGCTCCCGGGCTGCATCCCCGCCCTGCTTCCAGAGAACTCCATGGACTGCATCTAA